One Primulina tabacum isolate GXHZ01 chromosome 10, ASM2559414v2, whole genome shotgun sequence DNA segment encodes these proteins:
- the LOC142505740 gene encoding nicastrin-like, producing the protein MHGSGIMWKAFNFHVVLLSETSTPILQKAVSTNDKRRASYTEDVVEFDLVMDVCPCIFNPIEIRIRWLDIATLQLFRYHEHGGSSLD; encoded by the exons ATGCAT GGTTCTGGAATTATGTGGAAAGCTTTTAACTTCCATGTGGTTTTACTCTCTGAAACTAGCACACCAATCTTGCAAAAG GCTGTCTCGACAAATGACAAGAGAAGGGCATCTTATACTGAAGATGTTGTTGAGTTTGATCTGGTGATGGAT GTATGTCCCTGCATATTCAACCCGATTGAAATACGAATCAGGTGGCTGGACATTGCTACCCTACAACTCTTCAGATATCATGAGCATGGAGGATCCAGTTTGGACTGA
- the LOC142505575 gene encoding uncharacterized protein LOC142505575 isoform X4, translating to MNMTGAIYSFGELKTSLEHGFGYCDWRHHTEALRWVFLPGSAVLILGMNSMPSRADDISIESTSKKGTSLADVSVLNKVEDGSVISNEHTSKWRVFTDSGRDFFMQGKFELAEKFFVSALQEAIEGFGESDPHVASACNNLAELYRIKKDLDKAEPLYMKAIHILEESFGPDDVRVGAAFHNLGQFFLVQRELEKARGCYEKKRSVLGETNTDYADTMYHLGTMYVKSNQFAEAEILLRKILHMLELSKGWKSLGTVVAAERLALTLQSLGKLSEAEELLESRCLEAQTHLLPAEHIQNAANMLYIAKVKMLISDDLMKRNSSQAITELDRAKKLLRGSIRIARQILLQFVKEKGNEEPIVVYPKTGKDGHPMMLILLQSLNALGSLEIRKLQFQDSRECIPSEAEASLLQCMSILKEFGNEKSLLDSSEVKAEYLSCLQCLNDLISKSKASEIAMGKEIENEIQRVQDEISRS from the exons ATGAATATGACTGGCGCCATTTATTCATTCG GAGAGCTGAAAACTTCTTTGGAACATGGTTTTGGCTATTGTGATTGGAGGCACCACACGGAAGCACTTCGATGGGTTTTTTTGCCTGGGTCCGCTG TATTAATTCTGGGGATGAATTCCATGCCTTCAAGGGCGGATGATATTTCTATTGAATCAACTTCCAAAAAGGGTACAAGTTTGGCTGATGTTTCTGTCTTGAATAAAGTTGAAGATGGCTCTGTGATATCGAACGAGCATACATCCAAATGGAGAGTTTTTACTGATAGTGGTAGAGATTTTTTTATGCAG GGAAAGTTTGAGCTAGCTGAGAAATTTTTTGTATCAGCATTACAAGAAGCTATTGAAGGTTTTGGAGAAAGTGATCCACATGTTGCCTCTGCTTGTAACAATCTG GCAGAGCTCTATAGGATCAAAAAGGACTTGGACAAAGCAGAACCATTGTACATGAAGGCCATACATATACTGGAAGAATCTTTTGGACCCGATGACGTAAG AGTTGGGGCTGCTTTTCATAATCTAGGCCAATTCTTCCTTGTGCAGAGAGAGTTGGAAAAGGCTCGTGGTTGCTATGAG AAAAAGCGAAGTGTTCTGGGAGAAACAAACACAGACTATGCTGATACCATGTATCATCTTGGCACT ATGTACGTCAAGTCGAATCAATTTGCTGAAGCTGAGATCTTATTGAGAAAGATTCTGCATATGTTGGAATTATCAAAG GGGTGGAAATCGTTGGGCACTGTTGTCGCAGCTGAACGCCTTGCTTTAACCCTCCAATCATTGGGGAAGCTTAGTGAAGCTGAAGAGCTACTGGAGAG CAGATGTCTTGAAGCTCAGACGCACTTACTTCCTGCAGAACATATTCAG AATGCTGCCAACATGCTGTACATTGCTAAAGTGAAAATGCTCATCTCCGACGATCTAATGAAGAGAAATAGTTCTCAAGCAATTACTGAGCTTGATAGGGCCAAAAAACTACTAAGGGGATCGATAAG AATAGCTCGACAAATTCTTCTCCAATTTGTGAAAGAGAAAGGGAACGAAGAGCCCATTGTGGTGTACCCAAAAACCGGAAAAGATGGGCATCCCATGATGTTGATATTG CTACAATCACTCAATGCTCTCGGATCATTGGAGATAAGAAAACTGCAATTTCAGGATTCAAGG GAGTGCATTCCGTCTGAGGCTGAGGCTTCACTTCTTCAATGCATGTCTATTTTGAAGGAG TTTGGCAATGAGAAGTCATTGTTGGACTCTTCTGAAGTAAAAGCCGAGTATCTCTCCTGTTTACAGTGTCTAAACGATTTAATCAGCAAAAGCAAGGCAAGTGAGATTGCAATGGGGAAAGAAATAGAAAATGAGATTCAGCGTGTTCAAGATGAAATCTCTAGAAGTTGA
- the LOC142505575 gene encoding uncharacterized protein LOC142505575 isoform X3 — MYYRQSVAKLCGRIRSCHSLPAKPCNSLQNTGELKTSLEHGFGYCDWRHHTEALRWVFLPGSAVLILGMNSMPSRADDISIESTSKKGTSLADVSVLNKVEDGSVISNEHTSKWRVFTDSGRDFFMQGKFELAEKFFVSALQEAIEGFGESDPHVASACNNLAELYRIKKDLDKAEPLYMKAIHILEESFGPDDVRVGAAFHNLGQFFLVQRELEKARGCYEKKRSVLGETNTDYADTMYHLGTVLYLEGKVKDSEDLILNSIRILEESGQGETIICIRRLQYLAQMYVKSNQFAEAEILLRKILHMLELSKGWKSLGTVVAAERLALTLQSLGKLSEAEELLESRCLEAQTHLLPAEHIQNAANMLYIAKVKMLISDDLMKRNSSQAITELDRAKKLLRGSIRIARQILLQFVKEKGNEEPIVVYPKTGKDGHPMMLILLQSLNALGSLEIRKLQFQDSRECIPSEAEASLLQCMSILKEFGNEKSLLDSSEVKAEYLSCLQCLNDLISKSKASEIAMGKEIENEIQRVQDEISRS, encoded by the exons ATGTATTATCGGCAATCGGTGGCTAAATTATGTGGTAGGATCCGGTCTTGTCATTCATTACCGGCAAAACCCTGTAATTCTCTGCAAAATACAG GAGAGCTGAAAACTTCTTTGGAACATGGTTTTGGCTATTGTGATTGGAGGCACCACACGGAAGCACTTCGATGGGTTTTTTTGCCTGGGTCCGCTG TATTAATTCTGGGGATGAATTCCATGCCTTCAAGGGCGGATGATATTTCTATTGAATCAACTTCCAAAAAGGGTACAAGTTTGGCTGATGTTTCTGTCTTGAATAAAGTTGAAGATGGCTCTGTGATATCGAACGAGCATACATCCAAATGGAGAGTTTTTACTGATAGTGGTAGAGATTTTTTTATGCAG GGAAAGTTTGAGCTAGCTGAGAAATTTTTTGTATCAGCATTACAAGAAGCTATTGAAGGTTTTGGAGAAAGTGATCCACATGTTGCCTCTGCTTGTAACAATCTG GCAGAGCTCTATAGGATCAAAAAGGACTTGGACAAAGCAGAACCATTGTACATGAAGGCCATACATATACTGGAAGAATCTTTTGGACCCGATGACGTAAG AGTTGGGGCTGCTTTTCATAATCTAGGCCAATTCTTCCTTGTGCAGAGAGAGTTGGAAAAGGCTCGTGGTTGCTATGAG AAAAAGCGAAGTGTTCTGGGAGAAACAAACACAGACTATGCTGATACCATGTATCATCTTGGCACT GTTTTGTATCTTGAAGGGAAAGTAAAGGATTCTGAAGACTTAATTTTGAATTCGATTAGAATCCTGGAG GAAAGTGGGCAAGGGGAGACCATCATATGTATTAGGAGATTGCAATATCTTGCTCAG ATGTACGTCAAGTCGAATCAATTTGCTGAAGCTGAGATCTTATTGAGAAAGATTCTGCATATGTTGGAATTATCAAAG GGGTGGAAATCGTTGGGCACTGTTGTCGCAGCTGAACGCCTTGCTTTAACCCTCCAATCATTGGGGAAGCTTAGTGAAGCTGAAGAGCTACTGGAGAG CAGATGTCTTGAAGCTCAGACGCACTTACTTCCTGCAGAACATATTCAG AATGCTGCCAACATGCTGTACATTGCTAAAGTGAAAATGCTCATCTCCGACGATCTAATGAAGAGAAATAGTTCTCAAGCAATTACTGAGCTTGATAGGGCCAAAAAACTACTAAGGGGATCGATAAG AATAGCTCGACAAATTCTTCTCCAATTTGTGAAAGAGAAAGGGAACGAAGAGCCCATTGTGGTGTACCCAAAAACCGGAAAAGATGGGCATCCCATGATGTTGATATTG CTACAATCACTCAATGCTCTCGGATCATTGGAGATAAGAAAACTGCAATTTCAGGATTCAAGG GAGTGCATTCCGTCTGAGGCTGAGGCTTCACTTCTTCAATGCATGTCTATTTTGAAGGAG TTTGGCAATGAGAAGTCATTGTTGGACTCTTCTGAAGTAAAAGCCGAGTATCTCTCCTGTTTACAGTGTCTAAACGATTTAATCAGCAAAAGCAAGGCAAGTGAGATTGCAATGGGGAAAGAAATAGAAAATGAGATTCAGCGTGTTCAAGATGAAATCTCTAGAAGTTGA
- the LOC142505575 gene encoding uncharacterized protein LOC142505575 isoform X1 — protein MNMTGAIYSFGELKTSLEHGFGYCDWRHHTEALRWVFLPGSAVLILGMNSMPSRADDISIESTSKKGTSLADVSVLNKVEDGSVISNEHTSKWRVFTDSGRDFFMQGKFELAEKFFVSALQEAIEGFGESDPHVASACNNLAELYRIKKDLDKAEPLYMKAIHILEESFGPDDVRVGAAFHNLGQFFLVQRELEKARGCYEKKRSVLGETNTDYADTMYHLGTVLYLEGKVKDSEDLILNSIRILEESGQGETIICIRRLQYLAQMYVKSNQFAEAEILLRKILHMLELSKGWKSLGTVVAAERLALTLQSLGKLSEAEELLESRCLEAQTHLLPAEHIQNAANMLYIAKVKMLISDDLMKRNSSQAITELDRAKKLLRGSIRIARQILLQFVKEKGNEEPIVVYPKTGKDGHPMMLILLQSLNALGSLEIRKLQFQDSRECIPSEAEASLLQCMSILKEFGNEKSLLDSSEVKAEYLSCLQCLNDLISKSKASEIAMGKEIENEIQRVQDEISRS, from the exons ATGAATATGACTGGCGCCATTTATTCATTCG GAGAGCTGAAAACTTCTTTGGAACATGGTTTTGGCTATTGTGATTGGAGGCACCACACGGAAGCACTTCGATGGGTTTTTTTGCCTGGGTCCGCTG TATTAATTCTGGGGATGAATTCCATGCCTTCAAGGGCGGATGATATTTCTATTGAATCAACTTCCAAAAAGGGTACAAGTTTGGCTGATGTTTCTGTCTTGAATAAAGTTGAAGATGGCTCTGTGATATCGAACGAGCATACATCCAAATGGAGAGTTTTTACTGATAGTGGTAGAGATTTTTTTATGCAG GGAAAGTTTGAGCTAGCTGAGAAATTTTTTGTATCAGCATTACAAGAAGCTATTGAAGGTTTTGGAGAAAGTGATCCACATGTTGCCTCTGCTTGTAACAATCTG GCAGAGCTCTATAGGATCAAAAAGGACTTGGACAAAGCAGAACCATTGTACATGAAGGCCATACATATACTGGAAGAATCTTTTGGACCCGATGACGTAAG AGTTGGGGCTGCTTTTCATAATCTAGGCCAATTCTTCCTTGTGCAGAGAGAGTTGGAAAAGGCTCGTGGTTGCTATGAG AAAAAGCGAAGTGTTCTGGGAGAAACAAACACAGACTATGCTGATACCATGTATCATCTTGGCACT GTTTTGTATCTTGAAGGGAAAGTAAAGGATTCTGAAGACTTAATTTTGAATTCGATTAGAATCCTGGAG GAAAGTGGGCAAGGGGAGACCATCATATGTATTAGGAGATTGCAATATCTTGCTCAG ATGTACGTCAAGTCGAATCAATTTGCTGAAGCTGAGATCTTATTGAGAAAGATTCTGCATATGTTGGAATTATCAAAG GGGTGGAAATCGTTGGGCACTGTTGTCGCAGCTGAACGCCTTGCTTTAACCCTCCAATCATTGGGGAAGCTTAGTGAAGCTGAAGAGCTACTGGAGAG CAGATGTCTTGAAGCTCAGACGCACTTACTTCCTGCAGAACATATTCAG AATGCTGCCAACATGCTGTACATTGCTAAAGTGAAAATGCTCATCTCCGACGATCTAATGAAGAGAAATAGTTCTCAAGCAATTACTGAGCTTGATAGGGCCAAAAAACTACTAAGGGGATCGATAAG AATAGCTCGACAAATTCTTCTCCAATTTGTGAAAGAGAAAGGGAACGAAGAGCCCATTGTGGTGTACCCAAAAACCGGAAAAGATGGGCATCCCATGATGTTGATATTG CTACAATCACTCAATGCTCTCGGATCATTGGAGATAAGAAAACTGCAATTTCAGGATTCAAGG GAGTGCATTCCGTCTGAGGCTGAGGCTTCACTTCTTCAATGCATGTCTATTTTGAAGGAG TTTGGCAATGAGAAGTCATTGTTGGACTCTTCTGAAGTAAAAGCCGAGTATCTCTCCTGTTTACAGTGTCTAAACGATTTAATCAGCAAAAGCAAGGCAAGTGAGATTGCAATGGGGAAAGAAATAGAAAATGAGATTCAGCGTGTTCAAGATGAAATCTCTAGAAGTTGA
- the LOC142505575 gene encoding uncharacterized protein LOC142505575 isoform X2 — protein sequence MNMTGAIYSFGELKTSLEHGFGYCDWRHHTEALRWVFLPGSAVLILGMNSMPSRADDISIESTSKKGTSLADVSVLNKVEDGSVISNEHTSKWRVFTDSGRDFFMQGKFELAEKFFVSALQEAIEGFGESDPHVASACNNLAELYRIKKDLDKAEPLYMKAIHILEESFGPDDVRVGAAFHNLGQFFLVQRELEKARGCYEKKRSVLGETNTDYADTMYHLGTVLYLEGKVKDSEDLILNSIRILEESGQGETIICIRRLQYLAQMYVKSNQFAEAEILLRKILHMLELSKGWKSLGTVVAAERLALTLQSLGKLSEAEELLERCLEAQTHLLPAEHIQNAANMLYIAKVKMLISDDLMKRNSSQAITELDRAKKLLRGSIRIARQILLQFVKEKGNEEPIVVYPKTGKDGHPMMLILLQSLNALGSLEIRKLQFQDSRECIPSEAEASLLQCMSILKEFGNEKSLLDSSEVKAEYLSCLQCLNDLISKSKASEIAMGKEIENEIQRVQDEISRS from the exons ATGAATATGACTGGCGCCATTTATTCATTCG GAGAGCTGAAAACTTCTTTGGAACATGGTTTTGGCTATTGTGATTGGAGGCACCACACGGAAGCACTTCGATGGGTTTTTTTGCCTGGGTCCGCTG TATTAATTCTGGGGATGAATTCCATGCCTTCAAGGGCGGATGATATTTCTATTGAATCAACTTCCAAAAAGGGTACAAGTTTGGCTGATGTTTCTGTCTTGAATAAAGTTGAAGATGGCTCTGTGATATCGAACGAGCATACATCCAAATGGAGAGTTTTTACTGATAGTGGTAGAGATTTTTTTATGCAG GGAAAGTTTGAGCTAGCTGAGAAATTTTTTGTATCAGCATTACAAGAAGCTATTGAAGGTTTTGGAGAAAGTGATCCACATGTTGCCTCTGCTTGTAACAATCTG GCAGAGCTCTATAGGATCAAAAAGGACTTGGACAAAGCAGAACCATTGTACATGAAGGCCATACATATACTGGAAGAATCTTTTGGACCCGATGACGTAAG AGTTGGGGCTGCTTTTCATAATCTAGGCCAATTCTTCCTTGTGCAGAGAGAGTTGGAAAAGGCTCGTGGTTGCTATGAG AAAAAGCGAAGTGTTCTGGGAGAAACAAACACAGACTATGCTGATACCATGTATCATCTTGGCACT GTTTTGTATCTTGAAGGGAAAGTAAAGGATTCTGAAGACTTAATTTTGAATTCGATTAGAATCCTGGAG GAAAGTGGGCAAGGGGAGACCATCATATGTATTAGGAGATTGCAATATCTTGCTCAG ATGTACGTCAAGTCGAATCAATTTGCTGAAGCTGAGATCTTATTGAGAAAGATTCTGCATATGTTGGAATTATCAAAG GGGTGGAAATCGTTGGGCACTGTTGTCGCAGCTGAACGCCTTGCTTTAACCCTCCAATCATTGGGGAAGCTTAGTGAAGCTGAAGAGCTACTGGAGAG ATGTCTTGAAGCTCAGACGCACTTACTTCCTGCAGAACATATTCAG AATGCTGCCAACATGCTGTACATTGCTAAAGTGAAAATGCTCATCTCCGACGATCTAATGAAGAGAAATAGTTCTCAAGCAATTACTGAGCTTGATAGGGCCAAAAAACTACTAAGGGGATCGATAAG AATAGCTCGACAAATTCTTCTCCAATTTGTGAAAGAGAAAGGGAACGAAGAGCCCATTGTGGTGTACCCAAAAACCGGAAAAGATGGGCATCCCATGATGTTGATATTG CTACAATCACTCAATGCTCTCGGATCATTGGAGATAAGAAAACTGCAATTTCAGGATTCAAGG GAGTGCATTCCGTCTGAGGCTGAGGCTTCACTTCTTCAATGCATGTCTATTTTGAAGGAG TTTGGCAATGAGAAGTCATTGTTGGACTCTTCTGAAGTAAAAGCCGAGTATCTCTCCTGTTTACAGTGTCTAAACGATTTAATCAGCAAAAGCAAGGCAAGTGAGATTGCAATGGGGAAAGAAATAGAAAATGAGATTCAGCGTGTTCAAGATGAAATCTCTAGAAGTTGA
- the LOC142505575 gene encoding uncharacterized protein LOC142505575 isoform X5, with protein MNSMPSRADDISIESTSKKGTSLADVSVLNKVEDGSVISNEHTSKWRVFTDSGRDFFMQGKFELAEKFFVSALQEAIEGFGESDPHVASACNNLAELYRIKKDLDKAEPLYMKAIHILEESFGPDDVRVGAAFHNLGQFFLVQRELEKARGCYEKKRSVLGETNTDYADTMYHLGTVLYLEGKVKDSEDLILNSIRILEESGQGETIICIRRLQYLAQMYVKSNQFAEAEILLRKILHMLELSKGWKSLGTVVAAERLALTLQSLGKLSEAEELLESRCLEAQTHLLPAEHIQNAANMLYIAKVKMLISDDLMKRNSSQAITELDRAKKLLRGSIRIARQILLQFVKEKGNEEPIVVYPKTGKDGHPMMLILLQSLNALGSLEIRKLQFQDSRECIPSEAEASLLQCMSILKEFGNEKSLLDSSEVKAEYLSCLQCLNDLISKSKASEIAMGKEIENEIQRVQDEISRS; from the exons ATGAATTCCATGCCTTCAAGGGCGGATGATATTTCTATTGAATCAACTTCCAAAAAGGGTACAAGTTTGGCTGATGTTTCTGTCTTGAATAAAGTTGAAGATGGCTCTGTGATATCGAACGAGCATACATCCAAATGGAGAGTTTTTACTGATAGTGGTAGAGATTTTTTTATGCAG GGAAAGTTTGAGCTAGCTGAGAAATTTTTTGTATCAGCATTACAAGAAGCTATTGAAGGTTTTGGAGAAAGTGATCCACATGTTGCCTCTGCTTGTAACAATCTG GCAGAGCTCTATAGGATCAAAAAGGACTTGGACAAAGCAGAACCATTGTACATGAAGGCCATACATATACTGGAAGAATCTTTTGGACCCGATGACGTAAG AGTTGGGGCTGCTTTTCATAATCTAGGCCAATTCTTCCTTGTGCAGAGAGAGTTGGAAAAGGCTCGTGGTTGCTATGAG AAAAAGCGAAGTGTTCTGGGAGAAACAAACACAGACTATGCTGATACCATGTATCATCTTGGCACT GTTTTGTATCTTGAAGGGAAAGTAAAGGATTCTGAAGACTTAATTTTGAATTCGATTAGAATCCTGGAG GAAAGTGGGCAAGGGGAGACCATCATATGTATTAGGAGATTGCAATATCTTGCTCAG ATGTACGTCAAGTCGAATCAATTTGCTGAAGCTGAGATCTTATTGAGAAAGATTCTGCATATGTTGGAATTATCAAAG GGGTGGAAATCGTTGGGCACTGTTGTCGCAGCTGAACGCCTTGCTTTAACCCTCCAATCATTGGGGAAGCTTAGTGAAGCTGAAGAGCTACTGGAGAG CAGATGTCTTGAAGCTCAGACGCACTTACTTCCTGCAGAACATATTCAG AATGCTGCCAACATGCTGTACATTGCTAAAGTGAAAATGCTCATCTCCGACGATCTAATGAAGAGAAATAGTTCTCAAGCAATTACTGAGCTTGATAGGGCCAAAAAACTACTAAGGGGATCGATAAG AATAGCTCGACAAATTCTTCTCCAATTTGTGAAAGAGAAAGGGAACGAAGAGCCCATTGTGGTGTACCCAAAAACCGGAAAAGATGGGCATCCCATGATGTTGATATTG CTACAATCACTCAATGCTCTCGGATCATTGGAGATAAGAAAACTGCAATTTCAGGATTCAAGG GAGTGCATTCCGTCTGAGGCTGAGGCTTCACTTCTTCAATGCATGTCTATTTTGAAGGAG TTTGGCAATGAGAAGTCATTGTTGGACTCTTCTGAAGTAAAAGCCGAGTATCTCTCCTGTTTACAGTGTCTAAACGATTTAATCAGCAAAAGCAAGGCAAGTGAGATTGCAATGGGGAAAGAAATAGAAAATGAGATTCAGCGTGTTCAAGATGAAATCTCTAGAAGTTGA
- the LOC142505576 gene encoding ADP-ribosylation factor-like protein 8c isoform X2: MIPTVGFNMRKVTKGNVTIKLWDLGGQRRFRSMWERYCRGVSAILYVVDAADRDSIPITRSELDELLKKPSLGGIPLLVLGNKIDKSEALSRQALVDQLGLSSISDREVCCYMISCKESVNIDVVIDWLIKHSRTTK, encoded by the exons ATGATTCCAACC GTTGGATTTAATATGCGTAAAGTTACGAAAGGAAATGTGACCATAAAATTGTGGGACTTGGGGGGACAACGGAGATTTCGTTCCATGTGGGAGCGTTACTGCCGTGGTGTCTCAGCTATCCT ATACGTGGTTGATGCTGCAGATCGAGACAGCATCCCTATCACTCGGAGTGAATTAGACGAGCTCTTGAAGAAACCTTCATTAGGCGGGATTCCTTTGCTTGTCCTTGGAAACAAAATTGACAAGTCTGAAGCTCTTTCAAGGCAAGCACTGGTTGATCAGTT GGGTCTGAGTTCGATTTCAGATAGGGAAGTTTGCTGCTACATGATCTCTTGCAAGGAGTCGGTGAACATAGACGTCGTGATCGATTGGCTCATAAAACACTCAAGAACTACAAAATGA
- the LOC142505576 gene encoding ADP-ribosylation factor-like protein 8c isoform X1 yields the protein MGLWDSFLNWLRSLFFKQEMELSLVGLQNAGKTSLVNAIATGGYSEDMIPTVGFNMRKVTKGNVTIKLWDLGGQRRFRSMWERYCRGVSAILYVVDAADRDSIPITRSELDELLKKPSLGGIPLLVLGNKIDKSEALSRQALVDQLGLSSISDREVCCYMISCKESVNIDVVIDWLIKHSRTTK from the exons ATGGGCTTGTGGGATTCTTTTCTCAACTGGCTCCGGAG CTTGTTCTTCAAACAGGAAATGGAACTTTCACTTGTAGGTCTCCAAAATGCCGGAAAAACATCACTTGTTAATGCCATTGCT ACAGGAGGCTATAGTGAAGACATGATTCCAACC GTTGGATTTAATATGCGTAAAGTTACGAAAGGAAATGTGACCATAAAATTGTGGGACTTGGGGGGACAACGGAGATTTCGTTCCATGTGGGAGCGTTACTGCCGTGGTGTCTCAGCTATCCT ATACGTGGTTGATGCTGCAGATCGAGACAGCATCCCTATCACTCGGAGTGAATTAGACGAGCTCTTGAAGAAACCTTCATTAGGCGGGATTCCTTTGCTTGTCCTTGGAAACAAAATTGACAAGTCTGAAGCTCTTTCAAGGCAAGCACTGGTTGATCAGTT GGGTCTGAGTTCGATTTCAGATAGGGAAGTTTGCTGCTACATGATCTCTTGCAAGGAGTCGGTGAACATAGACGTCGTGATCGATTGGCTCATAAAACACTCAAGAACTACAAAATGA
- the LOC142505477 gene encoding THO complex subunit 4C-like isoform X2: MASLDMSLDDMIKIRKNSERNRGQASSRGSRRGRGPGGSSSRGGGRTYGPPRRGPLGLNTRPSAQMIAKTFRRTKNLLWRNGLLEDSLKAAGLSGLVNGTKLYVSNLDIGVTIEDIRDLFSEIGELMHYAVHYDKNGRPSGSAEVIFVRRSDAFQALKRYNNVQLDGKPMKVEIIGDDAEIPVSARLNIFGKAIGKRTVVMGGLGGSNFGHGGGRGGGRGRGRGRGSGVARGRKIEEKSADELDKELDHYHAEAMQS, encoded by the exons ATGGCCTCCTTGGATATGTCGTTGGATGATATGATTAAAATCCGCAAAAATAGTGAGCGTAACAGAGGACAAGCCAGCTCAAGAGGCTCACGAAGGGGACGAGGGCCAGGAGGGTCATCATCCCGGGGTGGCGGCAGAACATATGGACCTCCTCGGAGAGGTCCACTTGGACTTAATACTCGACCGTCAGCTCAAATGATTGCCAAG ACCTTCCGCAGAACCAAGAATTTGCTGTGGCGGAATGGTCTCCTCGAGGATAGTCTAAAAGCTGCTGGGTTATCTGGATTAGTAAATGGTACAAAGTTGTACGTTTCCAACTTGGACATTGGAGTCACTATTGAAGATATAAGG GATCTATTTTCTGAGATTGGAGAGCTGATGCATTATGCAGTTCACTATGACAAAAATGGACGCCCAAGT GGTTCGGCTGAAGTGATATTTGTCCGGAGGAGTGATGCATTTCAAGCGCTTAAGCGATATAACAATGTCCAATTGGATGGGAAGCCCATGAAGGTCGAGATAATTGGTGATGATGCTGAGATCCCTGTTTCTGCTCGTTTGAACATTTTTGGAAAAGCTATTGGAAAAAGAACTGTTGTAATGGG GGGTCTTGGTGGTTCAAATTTTGGTCATGGAGGTGGACGTGGTGGTGGAAGAGGCCGTGGTCGCGGCCGAGGCAGTGGTGTAGCTCGTGGGAGAAAGATTGAGGAGAAATCTGCAGATGAACTTGACAAGGAGCTGGACCACTATCACGCTGAAGCTATGCAGAGTTGA
- the LOC142505477 gene encoding THO complex subunit 4C-like isoform X1: MASLDMSLDDMIKIRKNSERNRGQASSRGSRRGRGPGGSSSRGGGRTYGPPRRGPLGLNTRPSAQMIAKTFRRTKNLLWRNGLLEDSLKAAGLSGLVNGTKLYVSNLDIGVTIEDIRDLFSEIGELMHYAVHYDKNGRPSGSAEVIFVRRSDAFQALKRYNNVQLDGKPMKVEIIGDDAEIPVSARLNIFGKAIGKRTVVMGPGTGRFGGGSRVDKNNRGPMGLGGSNFGHGGGRGGGRGRGRGRGSGVARGRKIEEKSADELDKELDHYHAEAMQS, from the exons ATGGCCTCCTTGGATATGTCGTTGGATGATATGATTAAAATCCGCAAAAATAGTGAGCGTAACAGAGGACAAGCCAGCTCAAGAGGCTCACGAAGGGGACGAGGGCCAGGAGGGTCATCATCCCGGGGTGGCGGCAGAACATATGGACCTCCTCGGAGAGGTCCACTTGGACTTAATACTCGACCGTCAGCTCAAATGATTGCCAAG ACCTTCCGCAGAACCAAGAATTTGCTGTGGCGGAATGGTCTCCTCGAGGATAGTCTAAAAGCTGCTGGGTTATCTGGATTAGTAAATGGTACAAAGTTGTACGTTTCCAACTTGGACATTGGAGTCACTATTGAAGATATAAGG GATCTATTTTCTGAGATTGGAGAGCTGATGCATTATGCAGTTCACTATGACAAAAATGGACGCCCAAGT GGTTCGGCTGAAGTGATATTTGTCCGGAGGAGTGATGCATTTCAAGCGCTTAAGCGATATAACAATGTCCAATTGGATGGGAAGCCCATGAAGGTCGAGATAATTGGTGATGATGCTGAGATCCCTGTTTCTGCTCGTTTGAACATTTTTGGAAAAGCTATTGGAAAAAGAACTGTTGTAATGGG GCCTGGAACTGGTCGTTTCGGGGGTGGCTCCAGGGTGGATAAGAATAACCGGGGACCCAT GGGTCTTGGTGGTTCAAATTTTGGTCATGGAGGTGGACGTGGTGGTGGAAGAGGCCGTGGTCGCGGCCGAGGCAGTGGTGTAGCTCGTGGGAGAAAGATTGAGGAGAAATCTGCAGATGAACTTGACAAGGAGCTGGACCACTATCACGCTGAAGCTATGCAGAGTTGA